CTTCCAGTGtttttggttttcattttctagtGCAATGTTACACCAAAACTTTTTATACTTAATAAGTGtccattttttttgggtgatctgttctttttcaattttttttaatgtttccgATATTAATATATGCGGTCTATTAATGTAAGAAGTGTATTACTGTAAGACATACAGAATACCCTACCAATTGTACATAAGTTCATCTCTACAATGATTAATTCAAAACTTGAGGATGCAATTTGACAGCAAAATTAGATTTCTTCATTTTGCTTTGATTTCTTTTAGTTAAATGATTCATCCATGAATTGACGATGTGAAACAAAGACTGGTATTCAAGAGAACGGCTGAGCAAAATTTGTAAGGCCGTGCCAATGAATTTTATTGAGAAATTTGCGATTTAGGATAAGATAATTTATTAGAGGGGGGAGTAGAACttgaaattaaacaaaaaaaaaaaaaagaatgcattatttttttaatggtGATTGTTTTGGTTAACTCAAGAACTAAACCTAACTAGAAATCATTATTATGATAGTTTAAAAAGAACATATGTCAATACATTAAAATATGTAacatttttatttgcttttttgCTTTAAATCTATCTTATCTATTCGactgaaacaaaagaaaaaacaccTCTATTCTATATTTCTCTGTTTCCGGGTTTTTCTAATTTCTACGAGTTTTTCTCTGCTCTTGCCTTGGAAGATAGAGAAATCCCGCTTTTCGGGGCAATTGATACGTCATCGTATATACAGTAATCATTGCTGTTGTTTGTTGGGCTGTAAATTCAAAAGTCAATTGATTGGGCTTTCTTTATTTTAGGGATTAATGAATATTCATTCCAAAAATCCAAATGATCTAAAACCATTAAACCAAACACTCTTGCTCTTAAGCCATGAATCGGAGAGAATATTTGACATATCATCATCTAGCAAAGAAAGTATAGCGTGATAAATAAAGTATATTCCTAAGAGATGAGTTCTCATCTCCAAAACAAGCTGAATATTGACTGACACATTCAAGACAAAGTACTAATGTCAAGAGTCTCCCCTGTCAAAATTCCATAAAATAGAgcacttggtcaagcaaaaTTGTGATCTCTGGGTAGTTCTGCAGCAATCAGAAGAACTGATTTAGTCCTGCAATCACATCAGATTTTGAATACTGGCGGATCCAAAGTTACGTACCTGACGTATAGTATGAGAATGTATCCGCATCATGTTAAGGGACATGTATCAAGTCCTCTGTAATTTATATGGGCAGACAGATGAGGTGAAAATTTTATGAGACCAAAAGCAGGGAGCAATTTTGGATCGCTCAGGACAGTGCCTTACATTGGAGTGAGGCAGAGACGACGGTAGCCCCGGAATATGTGAAGTAGGAGTTGAGGAGAGATGTTTCTGGTGAATGCCAACAAAGTctagaaaatgatgaaagttgAGTTACTTCAGAGTCATTTAAAGCCATTTATGGAGGGAACATGAAATCGGGCTAAACGCTATTACCATTTGGTACCAAAATCTATTGAGGGAGGGAAGTAGAAGCGGCTTATATGTACAAACGTAGCATGCTGCTACAAAATCTTCCGGTGCttttggttttcattttctGGTGCAATGTTATACCAAAATTTTTTGTGCTTAATAAGtgtccatttttttttgggttatctgttctttttcctttttttttaatgttcccGATATTAATATAGGTGGTCTATTAATGTACGAAGTCTATTACTGTAAGATATACGGAATACCCTACCAATTGTACACAAGTTCATCTCCATATTGATTAATTCAAAGCCTGATGATGCAATTTGACAGCAGAAATAGATTTCTTCATtttgctttgattttttttagttaAACGATTCATCCTTGAACTGACGATATGAAATAAAGACTGGTATTCAAGAGAACGACTGAGCAAAATTTGTAGGGCCGTGCTAATGAATTTTATTGAGAAAAATTTGCAATTTAGGATAAGAGAATTTATGAGAGGAGAGAGTAGAACCTgaagttaaacaaaaaaaaaagaagagtggATTCTTTTTTTGACGGCGATTGTTTTGGTTAACTCAAGAATTAAACCTAACTAGAAATCTTTATTatgatagtttaaaaaggaCATATGTCATCACATTAAAATATGTAACATTTTTATCTGCTCTTTTGCTTTAAATCTATCTTATCTATTCGactgaaacaaaagaaaaaatacctCTATTCTATATTTCTCTGTTTTCGGGTTTTTCTAATTTCTACGAGTTTTTCTCTGCACTTGCCTTGGAAGATAGAGAAATGCCGCTTTTCGGGGCAATTGATACGTCATCGTATATACGGTAATCATTGCTGTGGTTTGTTAGGCTGTAAATTCAGAGCCCAAATGATtgggctttatttattttagggATTAATGAATATTCAGTCCAAAAATCCAAATGATCTAAAACCATTAAACCAAACACTTTTGCTCTAAAACCATGAATCAGAGAGAACATTTGGCATATCATTATCTAGCAAAGAAAGTATAGCTTgataaagaaaatatattcCTAAGTGAGGAGCTCTCATCTCCAAAACAAGCTGAATTTTGCAAAGTATCAAGTCCTCTGTAATTTTGCAGAAaagaataatttttttgtttgatattGTGCTTTAATCTCCTAAAATTCTTTCTACCACGAAAACATATTACAAATCATATACCGTTCAAGTCAACTGAAATAAGATCACAAACTTGTTTAGTTAATTATTGTGTGAAATTTATGTGTTCATCTTTTGCAataagaaaatcaaataatgAGTGAAGAAACATACCTTTCACTTCCCATTTTGTGTCAGTTTAAACAATCAACTACTCCTTAGGTCATTATTTAGATTTAACACTTCCATTTTACACGTTGCATGTTTCAATAACTCTAGACTTGCCTGTCAATAACGTAAAATCTTTGTCACTGTAAACTTTCTTTTGAAACCTGCTTTCATTGCTATTGTTAGGAGTTTTTATAGATACCATAACGATGTggcatatataaaataaaaaaagtgattgaaaaatatattcactaaaaatataaaaaaatttttgcagaaaataTGAATCCAAATATTTTCAAGTTAAAGGCACCAATAGTACCTAAACGTTTCGTGAATGGCAGTTTGATACTCCTCCTTTCAATTCTATCtattaaaattttggaattgtGTCTAATCCGTTCCAAAACTCAAATCTAGTGGGAATTGGACGAGCTGGCTAGATGTGCCAAAGAAGGGGGTAGTTTTGagaacaaaattgaaaaaaataaaaaaaaaaacatatggaAACAAACAAAAGCATATTGCTGTAAAGTTTATATGGTGTACTAAATAGTTTTCAATGATGAAATATCCCCTAAATTACAATATGTTGGAGCAATTTTACATGTTATAATACTGTAAAATCTTTATAATTAACAAGGTTTTAATCGTATGTTTCACCATTATAAACCATTTTGTACACATGTATACTTATTATAATCTATTGAAGATGTAGTATAACCTTTGCAGCTGATAGTTAAATTGTATGTATCCCTGTTGTCTATCATTGTGTACAATGTGCAAATTTTACCACACTGTTCTTTTGTTAGTTTCATAATTTGGTCCTTTTTGTTCCAGAACAGCCCCTTCCTGGACCACATAGGATAGACAAACGACTACTCCGTTAACTTTCATTATCATTATTGTTATTTTAACGTTTTCTAGCTTTGCAACTTTGACTTTTAAGAACAATGGCACTAGATATCCATCACTAGTTCTAAAATatacatgaaattccagaagaAATTTCAAATGATAAATTGTAGAgaaatatcaaaaaataaaataaaattaccgTGCGATcataaataaatattgtcaaGTCAAGATTTGCgctaattataaaaatttactACAATCAGACATTTGTTGATCTAGTGATTTTCTTATCGATTGGCAAAACAATCAAGGTTGACACCCCAAAAAATTTAAAGATTATGAACTAGAGTCTCACTAAATCTTCTGGGTGGGTTTGGATAGGCATTACTTgaacaaaaattatttgcttgcattacaaatatatttttctatattttttgaattaccttttttttatctcatatacattatatcgtaaaaaatataataataattattcaaataaactcctatctaAACTCATAATGTTCAAAACGTCAAAGATCGAagttatttaaaatttgaaatgacGCGATTAAGTAAAAAATGGCAATATTAACACGTACAAGAGTATACAGGTCAACAATATTAAGATATTTAAATGTTAACGTCAAGTTAGAATAAATTGTTTCAAATTAACGAGTAAAGGCGTCCACAATACATGGATTGACAACATAAACGTCCACATGGACGCACGGGCAATCCATCCCCAactaaatttgataaaaaaacaaATAGGAAACTAAGACTTCGTTCTCCTCAACAAGTTTTTGAATTGACCAAGTTTATGAATTGACTAATACTTCGTTCTCCTCCTTGAAAGTGATTCAAGATTTCAAATGGTCCTCcaactgaaattttttttatttggtccTCCAAAGTAGGAAACTGTCTCAACATGATCTCTTAAACTGAAAGTGTCTTATTTTGGTCTTCCAAACTAGTAACAAACCATCTAAAGTTGGTCTTCCAAGGCTATATTGTTAAAGGAATTAACAATTTGCTAACTTTTGAAGGATTTAACTGCAACAAGGGGAAataaaaaaagtcattttaattattttacacAAAACTTTCTCACCTTAATTTCGTTAGTGATCTGTGTACTATAGTTTTTGAAGTGACTTGTGATTTCAATATCGAATGCTATGGAGGtcatacaaaagaaaaaaaaaactacacatTCTAGTTCTATAATAAATTTATGAGAGAAGAAAAGCGTAATTAGCAGAATAAATGCATAACCTAACAtgattttaacttttttgttgCTTGATTGTTCCATGATTAGTCAATCATGTAATTGCTTGGAGAATGGAATTGGAATAGTATTCCCAATTTGgagattcaaattcaaattttatgctGCTTTGGATTGAAGGGACCATATTAAAATATCTTGCTGCCTTTGGAAATTGAGAGTCATTTTCAGTTTAAGGGACCAAACCaatatttttaatcattttagagggccaaaataaaattatccctatttatgtaattttaaaCATTTGTAATCctacccaaaacaaaaaaaaaaacttacaatcCAAGACAAATTTAAGCTATAATCACTAATCTTCCATTACTTTTAAAACAATTAACATGAGAAATAAGAGGTTTCATTCTCACAACCCCCCTCTCTATTTCCAAAATACCATAAACAAGAAAAAGttataaaaaggaaaacataaaaTCAGGGTCATAAAGGGGATCTAAAAAAGTTTAAAGTACTCCATGAAATAGgaaacaataaaaatgaaaaagttgAAGGGCATTTGTTAAATTACCACCAAAGATTGTCGTTCAAAGGGGTCCCAACTCCCAGATTCACACATCTCCTTCCTCTCACAacagagcgagagagagagagggagaaggcACAAACACCTGGTTGGAAAAAGGTAAATATTTCGATCTGACAAAATTCCCATTTTGCTTCGTGAATTTCAAGGCGGTGTGACATCGCATCTTTTGTGTGTGGTTGCGTgtccttttcttgaaaattctTTAAATGTTCTGTGTTTACGTGAACAGACTTccgttctttcttttcttttctcttggtgATATAAATATCTCTTTCAAAACACGCGTTTAGGGATAACCCTTTTCCCCATTTTCCGTGTGAATCTCGTGTTGATCATTGCTTACTCGTTCTGCGTCATTTCTGTTTGTAATTTTCGAAATTTTAAGGATACAAGTCGAAAAAGTTGTGTTTTTGGAAGTCACTTGCAGGTTTTCCAGCTGGATTTGAAGATAAAAGGTGAATTAAAGTGGATGTTCAAGTATGCATTTGTTGCATAGTTTGTATTTGGATTTGCATTTGCTAATTTACGTTGAAATTTGGGTTGGTTGGCTCAAATCTTGATCTTTATAAAAGTTCAAAGTTCAAGATTATACATctttaaatttttgtttctgAATTATTGGGTTTTTTGGTTCATGATTTATGACTTTTTTTCTGTAAAAAAGTCACATaagttttgtgtttttttttagaGATATTCCTGTCTATTTTCgcctcaaaatatttttttctcgTAATTTATGATACCCATGTCTGATCCAAGCCTGTTTAGCCAATATTAGCGAGCCCTTTTGCGATTTCGATCTAATTGTATTTGCTTTATGGATAATTCGGGATTTGATTAATTTGTGTCCTGTTATTTTTGGTTTTGATTGCAGGGTTTGTGTCTTCTCTTGTAGTGTATAAATACAAATAAATAGACCGTCAAGGAACTCCTGAAATAAAGGGTGAGGAGGTTATAATGGATTACGAAAGTAATAATTGGATGTGGGAGGGGATGTATTATTATCCCCATTTGTTTGGTGGGATAATGTTAACTGCTGCTTTGCTTGGGTTATCTACAAGCTATTTTGGTGGGATTAGTGTTCCTACTTTGCCATATTTGTTGCCTGGTTTTGGGAtctttcataagaagacacgcGGAAAGAAACCAGTTCGTGTTTATATGGATGGTTGCTTTGATCTCATGCATTATGGCCATGCAAATGCGTTGAGGCAAGCGAAGGCTTTGGGAGATGAACTGGTTGTTGGAGTTGTGAGTGATGAGGAGATTGTAGCCAATAAGGGTCCTCCTGTCTTGTCAATGGAGGAGAGGTATGAGTGCGTATATCGTTCTTCTCGTTGCATATCTGTTtgtgaaaattttattatttaccatttttctttcaaatgcTTCGACAATTTTCTAAAACTAAAACCTCTTTGCAGACATGCTGTCTGTTAGCTTTCCACACTTTTTTTGGTGTATGTATCATACTCCACTTTGTTGATTAAAGTAGTGTATTTTATGTCACGCAAATATATTTATTTGCGGAGTTGGCGAAGTACTTTGGTTGATTATCAACCTGGATGCTTCTGATACCAATTGAGATGTTGAAGATTGGAACTAACATAGTAACGTTAAAGGTAGATGCATCCAAAACAGACCATTTTGAGTTCTTTAAGCCATTATGCAAGATAAGCaacttggaaattttgaaaCTGTGAGGTATAGGTTTCAGAGAAAAATATACGATCTTGACATCTCTCCTATACCCGTGTCCTCTTCTTTTCATTTGCTTCAGTTTATAATTTTCGTACGCGAGAAAGTATACGACCATTTTGAGTTCTTTAAGCCATTATGCGAGAAAAGCaacttggaaattttgaaattgtgaGGTATAGGTTTCAGAGAAAAATATACGATCTTGACATCTCTCCTATACCTGCGTCCTCTTCTTTTCATTTGCTTCAGTTTATAATTTTCGTACGCGAGAAAGTATAACAGAgggggaagaaagagaagggaAAAGTGACGAGAAATATTAAGACAGAAAGAAAATAGGTAGTGACAAATTCATTTCTAAGCTTTTTCCAGAGCTAAACTGTCTGATCTGACCTAGGACACTTCTGGAGGTTACCATTACTACAGGAGAATAATGCATTAGGATTCTTAGCTATTGATTATCTATCTACCTTTAAGTTAATAGTGTGCCTTAGAAAGGGGCGGCTCCTTTGAATGGCCTAGctatttcatttgcttaccAAGTCCTCAGGGAATCTTGCTGGATCCAGCTATTTCTTCACTTCATTCATGCCTTCTCCTTTTTAGATTTCAGTAAAGAAGTTTGGATAATAACAATAAATTGAAGATTGGCTTATCGAATTCTCGACTCACAAGGGTATTCAAACGTGTAAACTAACTCCAGAACACCCAAAATAGAATTTTTAGACTCACTAACTTGCGTAACATACACATAAGTGGACATGCTGTACTTCAGGTTATTATGTCTCTTATTTTAGTTGTTCACAATTACATAATTATCCGATTGTAGATTAAAAGTTGGTAAGCAACCTTTTGCACTGCCAGAAATGGTTGAATACCTTCTTCTTAAGTTTCTCATGATGGATACTGATGAGGATTTAACATGTTTTAGCTGTCAATGATGTCCTGGAAagatttattttcaaattctTCTTGACTGAGCAAAATGGGGGAACTAACAATAGAGATCAGGCAATATTTGTAAACAATTTGCTGTATCGCATAACTTGTGGTTTGCAACAAACTAGAAGCCGGGCGAAGAACAATATTATTTTGCTGTGGGTAAGATATGTGCAAGGATCAATAACTGAGTGTTCTGTTTAGTTGGAGGGGAGTTGGgagaattaacaaaaataaagacTTGTTCTATTTAAGAGGACTTAAAGTGATGTATTTGTATAGCACTAGATGATTTTTGGAATTTACATCACAGACCCTGGAAATTAATGTCAGTTATGTTCTATATTTTCCTGGACTACTTATCACTCCATAGTATTATTATGCAGATGATTGTTGAATTTGTGGTGAGCTAGCTAATTTGAAGTCATTTCCAGGCTAGCCCTTGTAAGTGGTTTGAAGTGGGTGGATGAAGTTATTGTCAAGGCTCCTTATGCAATCACTGAAGAGTTTATGAACCAGTTATTCAACAAACATAAAATTGACTACATCATACACGGTGATGATCCTTGCTTGCTTCCAGATGGAACTGATGCTTATGCTCTGGCTAAGAAAGTAGGTCGCTACAAGCAAATCAAACGCACTGAAGGAGTCTCCAGCACAGATATTGTAGGTACTGTTCTTCTATACCTTCTGTGTCTATCAATGTCATGGCCAACTATTTCCTGAAATTGATTAGTCATTCATAAGGTTTGGCTAAATTGTCCTATAtgcattttgttttgtttttcttggtcaatattAACTGCACCCTTGATTGCTTTGCCCAATAAGTGCAACAGtttcaaatatttatttgctttttcaaataaaaaatcaatattTTAACTGTACCATTTATGAGTTACCCCAACTAAATATTTCGTAACTCTGATATCTGTCCAACTATAGGGAGGATACTTGCATCTGCTAAGGCTGTTAAAGTTCTTGAAGATGGCTTCATATTATCTGACActgaaaaatcaaataatacaaaAGAAATCCCCATCCAAGCAGGTCAGGCCAAGGTTGGCTATGTATCCCAATTTCTTCCTACCTCCAGAAGAATAGTTCAATTTTCGAACGGCAAGGTACAGCCATTCTTGTGCCTCAATTGTTATCACACTTCACTGATGCATAGTAGTGTTTCTCTTTACAGTTCACAGAGTTATCTTTGACTTGTTTACTTGCTTAAATACATATTTATTACCAAATTGAAATAGCTCAAGAAACAATGCAAAGATAAAAAGAATGGTGTGGTCAAACCACCGAGGATGAAAGCTTAAATCAAATGAAGGACAATAGCTTTCTTCAGTGATGGGGTAATTTATAAGTACCCATAGCTAGAAAGACAATATAAACCCAGTATGTTAGAAAACCATTTGAACTTGCAAAGGCAACAAATTTTTTGTGTTAAGTAAATTAAGTTCATGATAGTTCACCACTACGTGAGCTCTCTATGGTCTCCTTTAAAACAAATGTAAGGGAGCTGTTATTTAACTCATCACTTCTAGCTGTATTCTAGATAGTATGACGCTAGTATCTTTCCTGCAGATATGAGAATAATAGCAAATTAATATGAAGTTAATGACTAAAATTTCTTTAGATGGGTGAACTGCAGATATTCCTTCATGTTCTCCAGTGTGACTGTGAAATCACCAGATAGTAAGATTGGTTGGACTAGCCCACTTTTCTGTAGGTTATATATTTTCTTATGCGGCTCTTTTAGTTGCCTCTAAGTCAGGCAAATTTGGttaatttttaaattcatttttcaatgtGTTGTATCTGCGAAAAGATCATTTATTTTGATGAAGAGGGGGCCTGCCTTCTTATACATCATCATCTAGGATTTGACTTGTACTATGGATACTAATAGGAGCTGAACCATTATGGCAAGGAATGGTGTCTTTTCTTTTGGGCAATATAGCTTGAACATGTCGCATCCATTGATTATAGGAATTCAGGCTTCTCTCTGTTCtgtctgcaatctgtttatagTGGTCTCTGTACTTCAGTAACTTAGTACATTCtttttataatatttaattttagGGACCTGGACCCAATGACCGTGTGGTATACATTGATGGAGCCTTTGATCTTTTTCATGCTGGCCATGTCGAGGTAAATCCCTAGTCCAAAAGGAGCCTGCATCTTTTACTTGCATACTTTTATTTGCAAGTATCTGTCTgcatgtattttttgattctgGATTTTACTCCTGTCTTGTAAAACTTCTCTGGTAGCATACCAGTAGTCCATTTTCCATTTTGGCTGCTGCAACTGAGAAGTGCTATTTTGGGAGTTATTCAGCAGCCTTCCATTTTATTTGATCAACTTAGTCAGGATGCTCCATGAAGGAATTATTCTCATCATTTGCACTAATTTGAGATCTTTTTCAGCAGAGTAATCTCTATTTCGTTTATCATTCAAGCCAGGGTCATATTGATTTCAAAAGTAAGATTAAAATCACTAAAACCTCATTGGGTACTGTTGTAGAGAATGTATTTGTATGTGTCCTTTGTGGTTCAGTTTTAGCTGCTAGGACCACTGTTGATGAAACCATGAAGCTGTTGATTAATATTTTGGACTATGCTGCCGGGAAAAAACAGATTGGTTAATGTTTGGCTAAGATGACTTGAATGTTATCATCCTTCAGTATTGTTAGATTCGCAATCCTGCAAGATATGAAGCTTCAGGTTTAATAGACTATGCTACAATGTGGTTCTCTAATTTACTAAGTGAGCAGAGCATCTGAAACTGTAATGGACAATTTGTGTCAGTAATTTATTCACCAGATTAGATTTTATGATTCACATGTTAGGTAGGATGCCCAACTAGATAGACTTGTATTTCTCATTTCTTGACTATTTATATCTGTCCAACTACCTTTAGAGTAGTTGGCCACCAGGGACAGGGAGAGCCTTGAGGCTCTGCTTGGGTGCAGGTCAAGGGATCGAATCCCTTGACTTGCATTCATCTCCAGGATTTTCTGGAAGTTTCATCAGCAGGTGCAAAGGCACCCGTTTGGTCCGGTGGTTGTTCAGTTCCCTTCGGGTTCTTCCTTGGCCCATTTGGGCCCACCCCTCCCCCTTAGGATAGAGTAGGAGTAGGTAAGAACAGAAACTGTTgtgccaaccaaaaaaaaaaaagaaaaagagactaTTTTTATCTGTCAGGATTTGTCCTGTATCATATTTCCTACTCAATCAATTCTAAAGTTTGAGCTTCTCTTTCTGCATGTACAGATTCTCAAGACTGCCAGGCAACTTGGAGAGTTCCTTTTAGTTGGTATTTACTCGGACCATACTGTTAGGTAAGTTTAATCATCATAAATTGCTTTGCTATCCATAAACACATATATTGGTTCAGAATGAATGATAAAGGGGGGTTTTGATGGCATCTTGACCATTATCATATCCCTTTCTTCTAATGAGGACAATATGTAATTAGAATACACtactttccaaaattttatttaatgaaaAAGATCTACCATTGCATCCTGCAGTGAACTTCGAGGAAGTCATTTTCCACTTATGAATCTGCATGAGCGTAGTCTTAGTGTGCTGTCTTGCCGCTATGTGGATGAGGTCATCATTGGTGCGCCATGGGAAGTAACAAATGACATGGTATGTTTTGCTTTACATTTTCTGGAGGACCCTGTAGCTAAACCATCAGACATCTGTAGCCATTACGTGTTTTAAAAGTGACACTCTTATCAAACAACAGAAAAGATGAGAACCCATCTCTATTGATCTGATTTAAAAGTCTGAGCATGATTTAGTTTATTGTGGTGATTGTCAACATTAAAGACGTGAACAAACCATGAATAATTCAAGCATGCAAGAAATCACAGTTCTTTATCCGTCAAGAGTTAATAATGATTTGTTTAGATGAATATTTACATGTTAGAATGCTGAACATCCCTCTTTCCTACTCCTTCCCGCTCTTTTGCTTTTCAAATGTTATGTGCAGTTGATGTGTGCTATTCTTTTCTTAAAGATTAGAGGAGCATTGGCTTAGTTGAAATTCTAATGTCTAATTTCCaagtgattttcaaaatatgctGCAACACAAAGATTGTCAAGTGTTTGTATCCTATTTCAGTTTTCATTTTGCAAGAAATAGATACTATTTATCAACAGAACTAATATGAAGGATGTTTGGAGACTAGTTGGTCTCTGAGTCAGTGCTTACTATCTCGTTAATTTTAGCTCCATTGTTATTCCAACCTGCTCTTATTCATCTTAGCTTATTTATTACCCCAATCTATTTTGTCAAGGCTTGCTAATCTTGTTTACTTTCTGTTGGATACTTACCTTCACGGCATTGTTATTGATGAGTTTATTAGCTATTAACTATCTTGTTTACATGATTAGATCAAGACTTTCAACATATCTTTTGTTGTGCACGGGACAGTTGCTGAGAGCAGCTCTGCATTGAATGTGAGTACATTCAGTATGTGCAATGTGGTATTTGCCAACTTCTGTTTGATAATGATATCTTAGGAGAATATTTTCCTCGTGCAGGGAAAATCTGATCCATATGCAGTTCCCAAAAGCATGGGAATCTTTCGGGTGCTTGAGAGCCCAAAAACTATCACTACAAGTTCAGTGGCCCAAAGGATAATTGCCAATCATGAAATTTATGTGGTACTTACTTTTGCTTCTTCATATGCATGGCTTTAAGATTCTTTCCAAGTTATTTCATGACATATGCTGAATCATTAGATTTTGCATCTTTTCCTAAGGTAATACTGGATTCTGTTTCACCTTTTAATTAAGAAGCGgagtaaaaatgaagaaagaaaaagcaaaagaatgaagagaaagaaggaaaattggTCCATGGAAGATCTTTTACTTTCCCCAAAAATCTATTCCTGTGCGCATGCgcatgagagagagagactttCAGTTGCAAAGAGAATAGGGTGTTGGCAAGCATGCACACGTCTTTGTGTgtgtttgagagagagagagagtttggaTTAGGAGGAGAGTAGGGTAACGGAACTTATGGAGGCAATTCTTCCGCTTTCCTCTCTGATTGCAGCTGGTCAAAGAACTAATGACAAGTTCTTTTTGTACATGTAACTTCTTAACAATATGGCTATTGCTGTCAACAGGCCATACCGAAGAGTCATTTCTTGGTTGTTGGATCTTGTCATTAAAGACTTTGTTCCTTTCCTCCTGTCATTGAAGGCTTCGCCATTTATTAGTTGCTGTTCACAGAGCCAATTAG
The Coffea arabica cultivar ET-39 chromosome 6c, Coffea Arabica ET-39 HiFi, whole genome shotgun sequence genome window above contains:
- the LOC113693624 gene encoding ethanolamine-phosphate cytidylyltransferase-like; its protein translation is MDYESNNWMWEGMYYYPHLFGGIMLTAALLGLSTSYFGGISVPTLPYLLPGFGIFHKKTRGKKPVRVYMDGCFDLMHYGHANALRQAKALGDELVVGVVSDEEIVANKGPPVLSMEERLALVSGLKWVDEVIVKAPYAITEEFMNQLFNKHKIDYIIHGDDPCLLPDGTDAYALAKKVGRYKQIKRTEGVSSTDIVGRILASAKAVKVLEDGFILSDTEKSNNTKEIPIQAGQAKVGYVSQFLPTSRRIVQFSNGKGPGPNDRVVYIDGAFDLFHAGHVEILKTARQLGEFLLVGIYSDHTVSELRGSHFPLMNLHERSLSVLSCRYVDEVIIGAPWEVTNDMIKTFNISFVVHGTVAESSSALNGKSDPYAVPKSMGIFRVLESPKTITTSSVAQRIIANHEIYVKRNAKKEASEKKYYEEKKYVSGD